A window of the Radiobacillus deserti genome harbors these coding sequences:
- a CDS encoding alpha-mannosidase: MFWTEKKLEARVKELATYRYEQIQNLEVLDFQEDVDGRVGAKPPQGGNWNTIRVGDFWTGRDTYIWLRKQVIIPANWKGKKVVGLFNFGRTGGGHNSGFESLLYVNGEPFQGVDTNHEEVFFKEEHIGTNVDLTFRLWSGLEGLEGRGRAPYEHDHKIQQAQLAILHEATDDLYFTSKAVLQTLTVLSEHSPEHKQLLQAVNKTYQFIDWSYPGSDRFYQSVEEARTFLSDALEQIGKQHPIVIRTIGHTHIDVAWLWRLKHTREKAARSFSTVLRLMEMYPEYIFLQSQPQLYEYIKQDYPELYEKIKARIQEGRWEAEGAMWLEPDCNIPAGESFVRQLLHGTRFLKQEFIVDSKYLWLPDVFGYSWALPQILKKSGIETFMTTKISWNQYNRMPHDTFKWRGMDGTEILTHFITTPIPGNKGWQYTYNGELLAETVQGIWDVYRDKDLTNELLISYGYGDGGGGVNREMLEMRRRLDQMPGLPHVKTGKAGAFFDQLHEQIKSTDHYVHTWDGELYLEYHRGTYTSQAYNKKMNRKLELAFRKVELLGSLTSLVKQNWSHYPTENLFNAWKILLRNQFHDIIPGSSIQEVYEDSREELSEAESLANEAIETIQHEFINKESVYTILNDASWKRKGLVMLPEQKGSGVWVDASGDVLQAAKTKDGWMVSLEDVPSVGVTTIRYKESEETPSTSSPFHIGSSSIRTPFYDIEWNEQGQLSKLWDVKAKRSVLKEKETANQLQVFEDKPMFWDAWDIDVFYQEKQRTVNQLNSVEIIEENGLRAIIRFEWTYLQSIITQDMIVYADSRRIDFQTCVDWQETNQLLKVAFPVDVRSTEATYDIQFGNVKRPTHWNTSWDFAKFETAAHQWADLSEKGYGVSLLNDSKYGYDIKDYVMRLTLLKSAQFPDRTQDQGKHTFTYSLLPHQGDWIDGQTVQEAWDLNQPLQPLEGQLLDSPASLFELSKDHVLIDAVKKAEDSNQLVVRLHEFTGERGEVELRSNFAINQWQESDLMEKEVGEKQATESIRFFIKPYEIKTFLIDLTK; this comes from the coding sequence ATGTTTTGGACGGAAAAGAAATTGGAGGCAAGAGTAAAGGAATTAGCAACCTACCGTTATGAACAGATACAAAATCTTGAAGTGTTGGACTTTCAAGAAGATGTAGACGGAAGAGTAGGAGCAAAGCCACCACAGGGAGGCAACTGGAATACGATTCGAGTGGGCGATTTCTGGACAGGAAGAGACACGTATATTTGGTTGAGAAAACAAGTAATCATTCCTGCAAATTGGAAAGGGAAAAAGGTTGTTGGTCTGTTTAATTTTGGACGAACAGGTGGTGGACACAACTCTGGTTTTGAGTCCCTTCTTTATGTAAATGGAGAACCATTTCAAGGGGTAGATACGAATCATGAAGAAGTTTTCTTTAAAGAAGAGCATATTGGAACCAACGTTGATCTTACGTTTCGACTTTGGTCTGGCTTAGAGGGTCTAGAAGGAAGAGGAAGGGCTCCCTATGAGCACGATCACAAAATCCAACAAGCACAGCTAGCAATCTTACACGAAGCAACCGATGATCTTTATTTTACGAGTAAGGCTGTTCTTCAAACATTGACCGTATTAAGTGAGCATAGTCCTGAGCATAAGCAGCTATTACAAGCAGTCAATAAAACCTATCAATTTATCGATTGGTCATATCCAGGCTCGGATAGGTTCTATCAATCTGTAGAGGAAGCACGTACTTTCCTATCAGACGCTTTAGAACAAATCGGGAAACAGCATCCTATTGTAATTCGGACCATTGGTCATACCCATATAGATGTAGCATGGCTGTGGAGACTTAAGCATACAAGAGAAAAAGCAGCTCGTTCTTTTTCTACCGTTCTACGGTTGATGGAGATGTATCCGGAGTATATCTTTCTACAGTCCCAGCCACAGCTCTATGAATATATCAAACAAGACTATCCAGAGCTTTATGAAAAAATCAAAGCACGTATCCAGGAAGGACGGTGGGAAGCGGAAGGGGCCATGTGGCTGGAACCAGATTGTAATATCCCTGCAGGCGAGTCATTTGTCCGTCAACTCCTGCACGGGACTAGATTCTTAAAGCAAGAATTCATTGTGGACAGCAAGTATTTATGGTTACCAGATGTATTTGGGTATAGCTGGGCATTACCACAAATTTTGAAAAAGTCCGGAATAGAAACGTTTATGACGACTAAAATTAGTTGGAACCAATACAATCGTATGCCTCATGATACGTTTAAATGGAGAGGAATGGATGGGACAGAAATTTTGACTCACTTCATTACAACACCGATTCCCGGAAACAAAGGCTGGCAATATACGTATAACGGAGAGCTATTAGCGGAGACTGTACAAGGAATTTGGGATGTGTATCGAGACAAGGACTTAACCAACGAGCTACTCATCTCTTACGGATATGGAGATGGCGGCGGTGGTGTTAACCGCGAAATGCTAGAAATGCGAAGACGGTTGGATCAGATGCCGGGATTGCCACATGTAAAAACAGGAAAAGCGGGGGCATTCTTTGATCAATTACATGAGCAAATAAAATCAACGGATCACTACGTCCATACGTGGGATGGAGAGCTTTACTTAGAATATCACCGGGGAACCTATACGAGCCAAGCCTATAACAAAAAAATGAATCGGAAGCTGGAGTTAGCCTTCCGAAAAGTGGAGCTACTAGGTTCTCTAACAAGCTTAGTGAAGCAAAATTGGTCTCATTACCCAACGGAGAATCTTTTTAATGCTTGGAAAATACTATTGCGTAATCAGTTCCACGATATCATTCCAGGTTCCTCTATCCAAGAAGTGTATGAAGATAGTCGCGAGGAATTATCGGAAGCGGAATCGTTAGCCAACGAAGCGATAGAAACCATTCAGCACGAATTTATAAACAAGGAAAGCGTTTATACGATACTAAATGATGCCTCTTGGAAGCGAAAAGGGCTAGTTATGTTGCCTGAACAAAAAGGATCAGGAGTCTGGGTTGATGCATCAGGTGATGTCCTACAAGCAGCAAAAACAAAAGACGGATGGATGGTTTCCCTAGAAGATGTTCCTTCCGTTGGCGTAACAACGATTCGTTATAAGGAATCGGAAGAAACACCATCGACTAGCTCTCCATTCCATATAGGCTCATCCAGTATTCGTACACCATTTTATGACATAGAGTGGAATGAGCAAGGTCAACTATCGAAGTTATGGGATGTAAAAGCGAAACGAAGTGTTTTAAAAGAAAAGGAAACCGCTAATCAGCTCCAAGTATTTGAGGATAAACCAATGTTTTGGGATGCATGGGATATTGACGTGTTTTATCAAGAAAAGCAACGAACGGTCAACCAGCTAAATTCCGTGGAGATTATCGAAGAGAATGGGTTACGAGCTATCATTCGATTTGAATGGACCTATCTTCAATCGATCATAACCCAAGACATGATTGTATATGCAGATTCCAGACGGATTGACTTTCAAACATGTGTAGACTGGCAGGAGACGAATCAATTATTAAAAGTCGCTTTCCCAGTGGATGTTCGTTCCACCGAGGCGACCTACGATATTCAGTTTGGAAATGTAAAACGTCCAACGCATTGGAATACGAGCTGGGACTTTGCCAAGTTTGAAACCGCAGCACATCAGTGGGCAGACTTATCGGAGAAAGGCTATGGGGTTAGCTTACTAAATGATAGTAAGTATGGCTATGACATTAAAGATTATGTTATGCGGTTAACGTTACTTAAATCAGCACAATTCCCAGATCGTACGCAAGACCAAGGAAAACATACGTTCACGTATTCTTTATTGCCACACCAAGGGGATTGGATAGATGGGCAAACAGTTCAAGAAGCATGGGATTTAAACCAGCCATTGCAACCGTTAGAGGGCCAATTGCTTGATAGTCCAGCTTCACTTTTCGAGCTGTCGAAGGACCATGTCCTGATAGATGCAGTAAAAAAAGCAGAAGACAGCAATCAATTGGTTGTGAGACTGCATGAA
- a CDS encoding ROK family transcriptional regulator → MRQPVGGNSDSMKRLNRSTVLHAIHRYKPISKAELVPITKLTFATVSNIVQELMESEWIVEAGYGQSSGGRKPILYQLADERYHVISVDIAVASTTAALINVSGEVVYAESEHHVRKEDGTFQVDLGTIYELVDSVFEKTLPNKQEVIGIGIASPGPLHAEKGVLLSPPNLTGLDGVEIRDLLKTRYGVEARLEKDADAAALGEYWFANRKPNMLYVFADRGTGGGILFNGSIYRGFLNGAGELGHATVDIHGPICRCGNIGCLELYASGIALERNRPSMLMDAIMQEARNGNEVLQKELETVTSYLATGITNAVNMLNPAEVILGGALINGYPPMAESVKNIISERCFTRENGVPDISVSVFQDHAPLIGAAAVILQHVFEHPEQFIRQPK, encoded by the coding sequence ATGCGTCAACCCGTTGGAGGCAATTCTGATAGTATGAAACGTTTAAATCGTTCCACGGTTCTCCATGCTATCCATCGCTATAAGCCTATTTCCAAGGCTGAGCTCGTTCCCATTACGAAGCTTACATTCGCAACGGTCTCTAATATTGTTCAGGAACTAATGGAATCAGAGTGGATTGTGGAAGCAGGTTATGGACAATCGAGTGGAGGAAGAAAACCGATTTTATATCAATTAGCTGACGAGCGATATCATGTTATTTCTGTGGATATTGCCGTAGCAAGCACGACAGCTGCTTTAATTAATGTTTCAGGTGAAGTCGTGTATGCAGAATCAGAGCATCATGTACGGAAAGAAGATGGAACCTTTCAAGTCGACTTGGGTACGATTTATGAATTGGTTGATTCTGTTTTTGAAAAAACTCTGCCTAATAAGCAAGAGGTGATTGGAATAGGGATTGCCAGTCCTGGTCCTTTGCATGCCGAAAAAGGTGTGCTGTTGTCTCCCCCTAATTTAACCGGCTTAGATGGAGTAGAGATTCGTGATTTACTTAAAACACGTTATGGAGTTGAAGCGCGTTTAGAAAAGGACGCCGATGCAGCAGCATTAGGAGAGTATTGGTTTGCAAATCGTAAACCGAACATGCTGTATGTGTTTGCGGATAGAGGAACTGGAGGCGGCATCCTATTTAATGGTTCCATTTACCGAGGTTTCTTAAATGGTGCAGGTGAACTAGGACATGCAACCGTAGATATACACGGTCCGATTTGTCGATGTGGAAACATAGGTTGTTTAGAGCTTTATGCTTCTGGTATCGCATTAGAGCGAAACAGACCCTCCATGTTAATGGATGCAATTATGCAAGAAGCGAGGAACGGTAATGAAGTGTTACAAAAGGAACTGGAAACGGTAACGTCCTATCTCGCAACTGGTATTACGAACGCAGTAAACATGTTAAACCCCGCAGAAGTGATATTGGGTGGTGCCTTAATTAATGGATATCCGCCCATGGCAGAAAGTGTGAAAAATATAATATCAGAAAGATGTTTTACTCGAGAAAATGGAGTACCGGATATATCTGTTTCGGTGTTTCAGGACCATGCTCCTCTAATAGGAGCTGCAGCCGTTATCCTACAGCATGTTTTTGAACATCCAGAACAATTTATACGCCAACCTAAATAA
- a CDS encoding S1C family serine protease produces the protein MGYYDDHYRPRRSRGVRGAWILSTFIGAIVGALIVVLALPALIESNLLPYTKTDNGNEIMQGDGGSTPSGPLQQVNVDVSSQITHVVGDVTPAVVGVVNYQSQEGFWMEGGDATEAGTGSGVIYKKEDGKAYVVTNHHVIEGADEVEVVLSDNTHIQAQIRGSDLFTDLAVLEMDGSEIENVIELGESESVKVGEPAIAIGNPLGLMFAGSVTEGIISGKKRAIPQDFDMDGRADWQAEVIQTDAAINPGNSGGALINLQGKLIGINSMKIAQSSVEGIGFAIPIDDALPIIRQLETEGKVTRAYLGVEAYSLNELAQIEWKQDLRLPDTVKGGIYLRSIEPMSPADQAGLEELDVITHLDGEPIEDIIDLRKHLYQEKKPGQQMNVTFYRDGEKQETTVTLGSQDY, from the coding sequence ATGGGGTATTATGATGATCATTACAGACCTAGACGCTCCAGAGGAGTTCGAGGTGCTTGGATTTTATCTACGTTTATCGGAGCGATTGTAGGTGCATTAATTGTAGTGCTTGCTTTGCCAGCATTGATAGAATCCAATTTATTACCATATACGAAAACGGATAATGGAAATGAAATTATGCAAGGAGATGGAGGCTCCACTCCATCAGGACCGTTGCAGCAAGTGAATGTAGATGTTTCCTCTCAAATCACTCATGTTGTGGGAGATGTGACACCAGCTGTGGTAGGGGTTGTCAATTATCAATCACAAGAAGGCTTTTGGATGGAAGGTGGAGACGCAACAGAAGCTGGTACAGGCTCTGGTGTAATTTATAAAAAGGAAGATGGAAAAGCTTATGTAGTAACAAATCACCACGTTATCGAAGGGGCAGATGAAGTAGAAGTCGTGTTATCGGATAATACGCATATACAGGCACAGATAAGAGGTAGCGACCTATTTACAGATTTGGCCGTACTAGAAATGGATGGCTCCGAGATAGAAAATGTTATTGAATTGGGAGAATCCGAAAGTGTTAAAGTAGGAGAGCCTGCTATCGCAATCGGAAATCCATTAGGCCTTATGTTTGCTGGATCTGTAACCGAAGGTATTATTAGCGGAAAGAAACGTGCGATACCACAGGATTTTGACATGGATGGTCGTGCCGACTGGCAAGCAGAAGTTATCCAAACCGATGCAGCTATCAACCCGGGTAATAGTGGAGGAGCTCTAATCAATTTACAAGGAAAGTTAATTGGAATTAATTCGATGAAGATTGCCCAGTCGTCTGTAGAAGGAATTGGCTTTGCCATTCCGATTGATGATGCGCTACCGATTATTCGGCAGCTGGAAACAGAAGGTAAAGTAACGAGAGCTTATTTAGGTGTGGAAGCCTATTCCTTAAACGAACTTGCACAGATTGAGTGGAAACAGGATCTTCGTTTACCCGACACGGTAAAAGGTGGTATCTATTTAAGAAGTATTGAGCCAATGTCACCAGCAGATCAGGCGGGTCTGGAAGAATTAGATGTTATAACTCATCTGGATGGGGAACCAATTGAAGACATTATTGATTTAAGAAAGCATCTGTATCAAGAAAAAAAACCTGGTCAACAAATGAATGTTACCTTCTATCGTGATGGAGAGAAACAAGAAACAACCGTTACGTTAGGTTCTCAAGATTATTAA
- a CDS encoding MBL fold metallo-hydrolase, with the protein MTLTFSVLASGSTGNAFYVATEKEKILVDAGLSGKEMERLLGEVHIDPNSLTKLLVTHEHSDHIKGLGIMARRYNLPIYANEKTWQAMEGHIGKISLDQKFIFETNQVQTFSDMDVESFGVSHDAAEPMFFTFHHNGKKVALVTDLGYVSEHIKKTVEDADALIFEANHDVSMLRMGRYPWNVKRRILGDSGHVSNDDCGLALSDIIGNKTKRIYLAHLSKDNNMKDLARMSVSNILTERGFQIGNGVDLCDTDPTTPTNLYEVV; encoded by the coding sequence ATGACGTTAACATTTAGTGTACTTGCATCTGGAAGTACGGGAAATGCATTCTACGTGGCAACAGAAAAAGAAAAAATTCTTGTAGATGCTGGTTTAAGCGGGAAAGAAATGGAGCGTTTGCTTGGGGAAGTCCATATCGATCCAAATAGTCTTACCAAGCTTCTTGTTACTCATGAGCATAGTGACCATATTAAAGGACTTGGAATTATGGCACGGAGATACAATCTTCCCATTTATGCTAATGAAAAAACGTGGCAGGCGATGGAGGGGCATATTGGAAAGATAAGTCTCGATCAAAAATTTATTTTTGAGACGAACCAAGTTCAAACGTTTAGTGATATGGATGTAGAATCCTTTGGTGTATCTCATGATGCTGCAGAGCCGATGTTTTTTACCTTTCATCATAATGGAAAAAAAGTAGCACTCGTGACAGATTTAGGCTATGTATCGGAGCATATTAAGAAAACGGTGGAGGATGCAGATGCGCTCATCTTTGAAGCTAATCATGACGTATCCATGTTAAGAATGGGTAGATATCCGTGGAATGTAAAACGAAGAATTCTAGGGGATTCTGGTCACGTTTCCAACGATGATTGTGGACTTGCTTTAAGCGATATTATTGGGAACAAAACAAAGCGTATTTATTTGGCACACCTTAGTAAAGATAACAACATGAAGGATCTAGCGAGAATGTCAGTTTCCAACATTTTAACAGAGAGAGGTTTCCAAATTGGAAATGGTGTAGACTTATGTGATACCGACCCAACAACACCTACGAATCTCTATGAGGTAGTTTAA